The Lepeophtheirus salmonis chromosome 1, UVic_Lsal_1.4, whole genome shotgun sequence genome has a segment encoding these proteins:
- the AspRS-m gene encoding LOW QUALITY PROTEIN: aspartate--tRNA ligase, mitochondrial (The sequence of the model RefSeq protein was modified relative to this genomic sequence to represent the inferred CDS: deleted 1 base in 1 codon) — MACSRSGIILRKCSSYATRTHSCGGLSVSDLGKRVRLSGWIRNSRLGNRFIVLRDSYGSIQLRIDNGDKVNVPVESVIDVTGTVEARPDDAINPKMTSGEIEINVESINGIYPLKKPLPFSLPYLSESREDDTLASETLRLKYRHLDIRTNIINSLKLRSKLVQDMRLFFSKHGFIDVETPTLFRRTPGGAQEFVVPSSAHPGKFYSLIQSPQQFKQLLMVGGIDRYYQVARCYRDEGGRSDRQPEFTQIDIEMSFVDREGIKSMIEDLLIETWPFHETRPLSHNDFPTMTYEDAMRNYGSDKPDIRFKNKIQNVSLALETTGFEHLDVIRSLEHSDIQAITFGDGSKKSMLPTKVMKKLAEEAVLRFSPHKKYFTAFSSDEEGIPWGSMLNKCTKEVRYAFKDSLSIKPWHFGFIFVGNIEEGRNILGHLRLELGKKVYNFEKNDFKFLWVEDFPLLLNSDTEGTFEPVHHPFTQPHPEDTDLLHSETLKVRSLHYDLVLNGSEIGGGSIRIHDSDLQRSILVDFLKENAVEQLSHLLEALDHGCPPHGGIALGLDRYLSILIGTKSIRDVIAFPKATNGKDLMCDSPTYLNKKEKELYRINVNEVNGKK; from the exons ATGGCCTGTTCTCGCTCCGGAATTATTCTACGAAAGTGTTCCAGCTATGCTACCCGAACCCATTCATGTGGAGGACTATCTGTTTCCGATTTGGGGAAAAGAGTGAGGCTGAGCGGATGGATACGGAACTCTCGACTTGGGAATAGATTTATTGTTTTGAGAGACTCTTACGG atcaATTCAATTGCGTATTGATAACGGTGATAAAGTAAATGTACCAGTAGAGTCCGTTATTGATGTTACCGGCACTGTTGAAGCACGTCCAGATGATGCAATCAATCCCAAAATGACCTCTGgtgaaattgaaattaatgtcGAATCCATAAATGGGATTTATCCCCTTAAAAAGCCCCTACCTTTTTCACTTCCATATCTTAGTGAGTCTAGAGAAGATGATACTCTTGCTTCCGAGACCCTTAGATTGAAATACAG ACACTTGGATATTAgaacaaatataatcaattccCTCAAATTACGCTCCAAGTTGGTTCAAGATATGCgcttatttttctcaaaacatgGGTTCATAGATGTTGAGACCCCCACATTATTTCGAAGGACTCCAGGAGGTGCTCAAGAGTTTGTAGTACCCTCTTCAGCCCATCCTGGGAAATTTTACTCTCTCATACAAAGTCCTCAACAATTTAAACAGCTTTTGATGGTTGGTGGGATTGATCGGTATTATCAAGTAGCTCGATGCTATAGGGACGAGGGAGGAAGATCGGATCGTCAACCTGAGTTCACGCAAATAGATATTGAAATGTCTTTTGTTGATAGAGAGGGTATCAAGTCCATGATTGAGGATCTCTTGATAGAAACCTGGCCTTTCCACGAAACTCGGCCTCTCTCACACAACGACTTCCCTACTATGACATATGAGGATGCAATGAGAAACTATGGCTCTGATAAACCAGATattcgttttaaaaataaaatccaaaatgttTCATTGGCTTTAGAAAC tACCGGCTTTGAGCATTTAGATGTGATTCGATCATTGGAACATTCTGATATTCAGGCAATTACATTTGGAGATGGCTCAAAGAAAAGTATGCTTCCTACTAAGGTCATGAAGAAATTAGCGGAAGAAGCAGTCCTTAGATTTTCCcctcataaaaagtatttta ccgCGTTTAGTTCCGATGAAGAGGGAATCCCTTGGGGTTCCATGTTGAATAAGTGTACAAAAGAAGTTAGGTACGCTTTCAAGGATTCTCTATCGATCAAACCATGGCATTTTGGATTTATATTTGTGGGCAATATAGAAGAAGGAAGAAATATTTTGGGGCATTTACGATTAGaacttggaaaaaaagtttataattttgaaaagaatgaCTTCAAGTTTCTCTGGGTTGAAGACTTTCCTTTGCTCTTAAACTCTGATACAG AAGGTACATTTGAGCCAGTGCATCATCCGTTCACTCAGCCCCATCCCGAAGACACTGATTTACTTCACTCTGAAACTCTAAAAGTACGGAGCCTACATTATGATTTAGTTCTCAATGGATCTGAAATCGGTGGTGGATCTATTAGAATCCATGATTCAGATCTTCAACGCTCAATACTGGTTGATTTTCTGAAAGAAAACGCAGTGGAGCAATTGTCTCATTTATTAGAGGCGCTTGATCACGGATGCCCTCCTCATGGAGGAATTGCTCTTGGCCTTGATCgctatttatctattttaataggTACGAAAAGCATTCGAGATGTGATTGCTTTTCCAAAGGCCACTAATGGTAAGGACTTGATGTGCGATTCACCTACGTATctgaataaaaaagagaaagaacTCTATAGGATTAATGTCAATGAAGtgaatgggaaaaaataa
- the LOC121131959 gene encoding uncharacterized protein, whose product MVLGSTVLNNLFSKKDYAEIVDLFSSECSGEKCSLDAISAGKFISAAAFHFFKNPIGGSSCPSLDAIPDCIVKAFTDLTADGTLGEADISKHLKSFYFLVQERYLKEKRLDLIEKILPVLESFLEKYKDKSQAVQIPSHSSFALSLVDEAEASEELKERIIRISDTYGSTRESSSQLIFQGWTHFWKFYQEHERFRTLFRKENDANNNNPNSENDEMQDINPYITCNLKIKDEELLLTHLQQSLNSFKQGFSTLKSLSSLNTWFPMKKLLRILHVISEYFRLFLDHKRSYSALILVLKFSKDPQFLEIESCALLDWSKKLVLGKFDERLKHLCSELQKSGPPKKTYQFNLILAVAWSFHRKGQHLRALEILGNLLSTPNINTSSSNYFPLAEANYLVCRIQNVIGSTKVMAQYDGNYEGIAKKNPMSFCQNHRII is encoded by the exons ATGGTTCTCGGATCCACCGTGCTCAACAATCTCTTTTCGAAGAAGGACTACGCAGAGATTGTGGATTTGTTTAGCTCTGAGTGTTCTGGAGAGAAATGTTCATTGGATGCGATCTCGGCGGGAAAGTTCATTTCCGCGGCTGCTTTTCATTTCTTCAAGAATCCAATTGGAGGCTCCTCCTGCCCATCATTGGATGCAATCCCCGATTGCATAGTCAAGGCCTTCACTGACTTGACCGCGGATGGAACCCTCGGAGAAGCGGACATTTCCAAGCATTTAAAGTCCTTTTATTTCCTCGTTCAGGAGCGATATTTGAAG gaaaagCGACTGGATTTAATCGAAAAGATCCTCCCGGTTCTGGAGTCCTTTTTGGAGAAATACAAAGACAAGTCGCAGGCCGTGCAAATCCCTAGTCATTCGTCCTTTGCTCTAAGCCTCGTGGATGAAGCGGAGGCTTCGGAAGAGCTCAAGGAAAGGATCATTCGAATTTCAGATACATATGGCTCTACCCGCGAATCCTCCTCACAACTTATATTTCAGGGATGGACTCATTTTTGGAAGTTTTATCAAGAACATGAACGATTCAGAACTTTGTTTCGTAAAGAAAACGATGCTAATAACAACAATCCCAACTCGGAAAACGACGAGATGCAAGACATTAACCCATATATCACAtgcaatttgaaaataaaggacGAAGAGCTGCTCTTGACCCATTTGCAACAAAGTTTAAATTCCTTCAAACAAGGCTTCTCGACCCTAAAGTCACTATCCAGTTTAAACACATGGTTTCCAATGAAAAAGTTACTTCGAATCCTTCACGTCATTTCCGAATATTTCCGTCTCTTTTTAGATCATAAAAGATCCTATTCGGCTCTCATTCTAGTTCTTAAATTCTCCAAGGATCCTCAATTCCTGGAAATTGAGTCTTGTGCTCTTTTGGACTGGTCCAAAAAGTTAGTTTTGGGTAAATTTGATGAAAGGCTCAAACATCTCTGTTCTGAGCTACAAAAAAGTGGTCCTCCAAAAAAGACTTATCAGTTTAATTTGATACTTGCGGTGGCTTGGAGTTTTCATCGTAAGGGACAGCATTTGAGGGCCCTAGAAATTTTAGGAAATCTTCTCTCTACTCCCAATATAAATACATCCTCCTCTAATTACTTTCCTCTCGCTGAAGCTAATTACCTGGTATGTCGCATTCAAAATGTTATTGGGAGCACAAAAGTGATGGCCCAATATGATGGGAATTATGAAGGTATTGCCAAGAAGAATCCCATGTCTTTTTGTCAGAATCATCGCATTATTTAG
- the bur gene encoding GMP synthase [glutamine-hydrolyzing]: protein MDRIAILDAGAQYGKVIDRRVRDAGVESIFLPLETSAQTIKEGAFKGLILSGGPSSVYASDAPKYDAGIFQIPEVPVLGICYGMQIINKEFGGTVTKKLVREDGVETVRVDNTCPLFKGLTEDQDVLLTHGDSVDKIAEGFCAIAHSGSLVAGIASNKSNIYGVQFHPEVSLSVNGSAMIENFLFGICGLSKNYTLENRKVQCVKSIREKITHCKVLMLLSGGVDSSVCAALMNYSLQPNQIIAVHIDNGFMRKNESELVDSSLKDIGVNVIIVRAADEFLNGDTVINGTKTDFLCQVTDPEIKRKIIGDTFIKIANKIITDMNLDSEEVFIGQGTLRPDLIESASSIASKKADVIKTHHNDTELVRKLRIQGRVIEPLTDFHKDEVRKLGKELGLPESLIQRHPFPGPGLAIRIICQVEPYMERDFSETQVLCRLVLNFHDMLAKEHALLNRLENATTPDERNKLSEITSRQKFNATLLPIRTVGIQGDCRTYSYAVGISSEKSPDWHDLMYFARIIPRVCHNINRVVYIFGSIVENPVIDITPTLLAPLVISTLRQADFVANQCLISFNCNNKISQMPLVLIPIHFDRSVIERTNSFQRSVVIRTFKTDDFMTGVPAIPGKDIPLEVINRMVSDLSQLSGISRVLYDLTSKPPGTTEWE, encoded by the coding sequence ATGGATAGGATTGCAATTTTGGATGCAGGAGCCCAATACGGCAAAGTCATCGATCGAAGAGTGCGAGATGCAGGCGTGGAATCCATTTTTCTACCCTTGGAGACATCCGCCCAAACCATCAAAGAAGGTGCCTTTAAAGGCCTGATCCTCTCTGGAGGCCCCTCCTCTGTGTACGCTTCCGATGCCCCCAAATATGATGCAGGGATATTTCAGATTCCGGAAGTACCCGTACTTGGGATTTGCTATGGAATGCAAATCATCAATAAAGAATTTGGTGGAACTGTTACTAAAAAACTGGTGAGGGAAGATGGAGTCGAGACGGTGAGAGTGGATAACACGTGTCCCCTTTTCAAGGGTCTTACTGAAGATCAAGATGTTCTACTTACTCATGGTGATAGTGTTGACAAAATTGCTGAGGGCTTCTGTGCAATTGCTCATTCTGGTTCATTAGTTGCGGGTATTGCTAGtaataaatctaatatttatgGCGTACAATTTCATCCTGAAGTATCTCTGAGTGTAAATGGTAGCGCCATGATTGAAAATTTCTTATTTGGCATTTGTGGGCTATCAAAAAACTACACTCTTGAAAATCGAAAAGTTCAATGTGTCAAGTCCATTCGTGAAAAGATCACACATTGTAAAGTTCTAATGCTATTATCTGGAGGCGTGGACTCTTCAGTTTGTGCAGCCCTTATGAATTATTCCCTTCAACCTAATCAAATCATTGCAGTTCATATTGACAATggatttatgagaaaaaatgaatCGGAGCTGGTGGACAGTTCTCTCAAAGATATCGGTGTTAACGTTATTATTGTCCGGGCTGCAGATGAATTTCTGAATGGAGATACGGTGATCAATGGTACTAAAACGGATTTTCTATGTCAAGTGACGGATCCAGAAATAAAGCGTAAAATCATTGGAGACACTTTTATTAAGATTGCAAATAAGATTATTACGGATATGAATTTAGATTCCGAGGAAGTATTTATTGGACAAGGAACGCTTCGGCCGGATTTAATTGAATCTGCATCTTCTATAGCTTCAAAAAAAGCGGATGTCATTAAAACTCATCATAATGATACGGAGCTTGTTCGAAAGCTACGCATACAGGGACGTGTCATTGAACCGCTTACGGATTTTCATAAGGATGAAGTGCGAAAGCTTGGAAAGGAGTTGGGCCTACCAGAATCATTAATCCAGCGTCATCCTTTCCCTGGGCCTGGTCTGGCGATTCGTATTATTTGCCAAGTGGAGCCCTATATGGAGAGAGATTTTTCTGAAACTCAGGTGTTGTGCCGCCTTGTTCTCAATTTCCACGACATGTTGGCAAAGGAACATGCTCTATTAAATCGGCTAGAAAATGCTACTACTCCTGatgaaagaaacaaattgaGTGAAATAACAAGTCGTCAGAAATTTAATGCCACTTTGTTGCCTATACGGACAGTTGGAATACAAGGGGATTGTCGTACGTATAGTTATGCTGTTGGAATATCATCTGAAAAATCACCGGATTGGCACGATTTAATGTATTTTGCACGAATCATTCCACGTGTTTGTCATAACATAAATAGAgtggtatatatttttggatccaTTGTTGAAAATCCTGTCATTGATATCACGCCTACTCTCTTGGCACCATTGGTCATTTCTACACTGAGACAAGCTGACTTTGTTGCTAATCAATGTCTTATTTCGTTTAAttgtaataacaaaataagTCAAATGCCCTTAGTTCTCATTCCAATTCACTTCGATCGAAGTGTAATAGAACGAACAAACTCTTTTCAAAGATCTGTTGTCATTCGTACATTTAAAACCGATGATTTTATGACGGGAGTTCCTGCTATTCCTGGAAAAGACATTCCTTTGGAAGTAATTAACCGTATGGTAAGCGATTTATCTCAACTTTCGGGTATTTCGAGAGTTTTATATGATCTTACTTCGAAGCCTCCTGGAACTACGGAATGGGAGTAG
- the LOC121131960 gene encoding uncharacterized protein, with product MVLGSTVLNNLFSKKDYAEIVDLFSSECSGEKCSLDAISAGKFISAAAFHFFKNPIGGSSCPSLDAIPDCIVKAFTDLTADGTLGEADISKHLKSFYFLVQERYLKEKRLDLIEKILPVLESFLEKYKDKSQAVQIPSHSSFALSLVDEAEASEELKERIIRISDTYGSTRESSSQLIFQGWTHFWKFYQEHERFRTLFRKENDANNNNPNSENDEMQDINPYITCNLKIKDEELLLTHLQQSLNSFKQGFSTLKSLSSLNTWFPMKKLLRILHVISEYFRLFLDHKRSYSALILVLKFSKDPQFLEIESCALLDWSKKLVLGKFDERLKHLCSELQKSGPPKKTYQFNLILAVAWSFHRKGQHLRALEILGNLLSTPNINTSSSNYFPLAEANYLVCRIQNVIGSTKVMAQYDGNYEGIAKKNPMSFLSESSHYLAYISNQLSNVASMKDNLNALVIFARFANTSLEILHARYSLYRKFFAGLQSRLYIKLSFQQAQELGAPIRIVESLLHYADMELSFDDETSASIKLRAVEYIMSSEEAQKSEKVSARRELMPKSLEVKHHEINQDTGASPLLVAKAFQIPAWGNTSDQRTIMIRSLSVLYISLQAWAYHLAGEIEMFKQFHQGLYSMERLFFSEAKNDETRVLESTQALSYEFFMANERCFECFAQNRQWVTANRLLEAQKKRLPNINKIDHPTLRFELEERFLLVNHEDTPCEISPDLLGASFDALSLEYSNINGQEEKSNTPPKEKKKKSSSSLVNAPIKKSVPVPIGLDPSKEINKELKTKLKFEDEKPISTRTRIAKKKSPDTTQQAKTKFVSSAKNPPGCSCFKSP from the exons ATGGTTCTCGGATCCACCGTGCTCAACAATCTCTTTTCGAAGAAGGACTACGCAGAGATTGTGGATTTGTTTAGCTCTGAGTGTTCTGGAGAGAAATGTTCATTGGATGCGATCTCGGCGGGAAAGTTCATTTCCGCGGCTGCTTTTCATTTCTTCAAGAATCCAATTGGAGGCTCCTCCTGCCCATCATTGGATGCAATCCCCGATTGCATAGTCAAGGCCTTCACTGACTTGACCGCGGATGGAACCCTCGGAGAAGCGGACATTTCCAAGCATTTAAAGTCCTTTTATTTCCTCGTTCAGGAGCGATATTTGAAG gaaaagCGACTGGATTTAATCGAAAAGATCCTCCCGGTTCTGGAGTCCTTTTTGGAGAAATACAAAGACAAGTCGCAGGCCGTGCAAATCCCTAGTCATTCGTCCTTTGCTCTAAGCCTCGTGGATGAAGCGGAGGCTTCGGAAGAGCTCAAGGAAAGGATCATTCGAATTTCAGATACATATGGCTCTACCCGCGAATCCTCCTCACAACTTATATTTCAGGGATGGACTCATTTTTGGAAGTTTTATCAAGAACATGAACGATTCAGAACTTTGTTTCGTAAAGAAAACGATGCTAATAACAACAATCCCAACTCGGAAAACGACGAGATGCAAGACATTAACCCATATATCACAtgcaatttgaaaataaaggacGAAGAGCTGCTCTTGACCCATTTGCAACAAAGTTTAAATTCCTTCAAACAAGGCTTCTCGACCCTAAAGTCACTATCCAGTTTAAACACATGGTTTCCAATGAAAAAGTTACTTCGAATCCTTCACGTCATTTCCGAATATTTCCGTCTCTTTTTAGATCATAAAAGATCCTATTCGGCTCTCATTCTAGTTCTTAAATTCTCCAAGGATCCTCAATTCCTAGAAATTGAGTCTTGTGCTCTTTTGGACTGGTCCAAAAAGTTAGTTTTGGGTAAATTTGATGAAAGGCTCAAACATCTCTGTTCTGAGCTACAAAAAAGTGGTCCTCCAAAAAAGACTTATCAGTTTAATTTGATACTTGCGGTGGCTTGGAGTTTTCATCGTAAGGGACAGCATTTGAGGGCCCTAGAAATTTTAGGAAATCTTCTCTCTACTCCCAATATAAATACATCCTCCTCTAATTACTTTCCTCTCGCTGAAGCTAATTACCTGGTATGTCGCATTCAAAATGTTATTGGGAGCACAAAAGTGATGGCCCAATATGATGGGAATTATGAAGGTATTGCCAAGAAGAATCCCATGTCTTTTTTGTCAGAATCATCGCATTATTTAGCTTATATTTCGAATCAATTATCAAATGTAGCCTCCATGAAGGATAATCTAAACGCTCTTGTCATATTTGCTCGATTCGCCAATACAAGTTTGGAAATACTCCATGCGCGATACAGTCTCTATAGGAAGTTTTTTGCGGGACTACAGTCTCgtctttatatcaaattaagttTTCAACAAGCCCAAGAACTCGGTGCTCCCATCAGAATTGTTGAGTCTTTACTCCATTATGCGGATATGGAGCTCTCATTTGATGATGAAACGTCCGCATCAATCAAACTCAGAGCTGTTGAATATATTATGTCTTCTGAGGAGGCGCAAAAGTCTGAGAAAGTTTCCGCTCGTCGAGAATTAATGCCCAAGTCTCTAGAAGTTAAGCATCACGAAATAAACCAAGATACTGGAGCATCTCCTCTTTTAGTTGCAAAGGCTTTTCAAATCCCTGCATGGGGAAACACCTCGGACCAACGTACCATAATGATAAGATCACTCTCCGTTCTTTATATTTCCCTTCAGGCCTGGGCCTATCACCTCGCAGGTgaaattgaaatgtttaaaCAGTTCCATCAGGGACTCTACTCCATGGAGCGATTGTTTTTTTCCGAAGCTAAAAATGATGAAACTCGTGTCTTAGAGTCCACTCAAGCCCTTAGTTATGAATTCTTCATGGCTAATGAGCGATGTTTTGAGTGCTTTGCTCAGAATCGACAATGGGTCACAGCCAACAGATTACTTGAGGCACAAAAAAAGCGTCTTCccaatatcaataaaattgatcATCCAACCCTGCGTTTTGAGTTGGAAGAGAGATTCCTTCTCGTGAATCATGAAGATACCCCCTGTGAAATATCACCAGACTTATTAGGAGCAAGTTTTGATGCACTTAGCCtcgaatattcaaatattaacgggcaagaagaaaaaagtaacaCTCCTccaaaggagaagaaaaagaagtcGTCGTCTTCTCTTGTCAACGCACCCATTAAAAAATCTGTTCCCGTTCCAATTGGATTGGACCCAAGCAAAGAGATAAATAAGGaactgaaaacaaaattaaaatttgaggaTGAGAAGCCGATTTCCACTCGAACTCGTATTGCTAAGAAAAAATCACCTGACACAACTCAACAAGCAAAGACAAAGTTCGTTTCATCTGCAAAAAACCCTCCAGGATGTAGTTGTTTTAAGAGTccatag